TCGGAGATCAGTGGATGCCCGCCATGCCCTTCTTCAGCAGCGGAGAAAGCACCAGCAGGAAGACGCCGACGCCGACGCCGGTCCAGCCGATGGTGCCGAAGATGGAAGCATAGGTCTCCAGCGCCAGTTGCGGGCTGGTCACCACGCCGGCCACGGTGTCGGTTGCGGTCGCCTGGGCGATGAGGCCGGCCACGATGTGCGCCACCGAACTGGACAGGAACCACACGCCCATCATCATGCCCACCACCCTAGCCAGGGACAGCTTGGTGATCATCGACAGGCCCACGGGCGACAGGCACAGCTCGCCGATCGTGTGGAAGACGTAGGTCAGGAACAGGAAGGTCAGCGGCACCCGGAAGGCGTCGTTGGCCAGGTTGCTCGCGGCGAAGGTCAGAACCAGAAAGCCGAGCCCCACGAACATCAGGCCGAACGAGAACTTGACCGGGGTCGAGGGCTCGAGCTTGCGCTTGGCCAGCCAGACCCACAGCGCAGCCATGATCGGGCCGCCGATGATGATCACGCCAGGGTTGAACATCTGCGTGTAGCCGGCGTTGAACCAGGACGGCATCTGGGTCGATTGATCCGCGAACAAGGTCAGGGATGAACCCGCCTGCTCGAACAGCGCCCAGAACAGCACCGAGAAGAAGATCAGCACCTGCGCCACCAGCATGCGGCTCCGCTCGACGCCCTTCAGCTTCAGCACGGTGTAGCCGACAACGGCGGCGAAGATGATCCCTGCGATCCACGGCAGCAGGGTCTCGATGATCTCGTGACGCTGCATCAGGAGCCATACGGGAATCACGCAGATCAGGCCGGCGATCCAGAAAAAGGCCTCGACCGGCACGCCCAGGATGGAACGCCCCTTCAGCGGAACAGGGGGGCCGCCGCGTCCCTCAAGCCAGCCTTGACCCAGCACAAAGGTGAGCAGACCCAGCAGCATGCCGATGCCGGCCAACCCGAAGCCATAGGCCCAGCCATAGGTGAAGCCCAGATACGAACATGCGGCCGTGGCCAGGAACGAGCCGAGGTTGATGCCGACGTAGAAGATGGTGAAGCCGCCGTCACGACGGGGATCGTTCTCTTCGTAAAGAGCGCCCACCACGGTCGAGATGTTGGCCTTCAGAAATCCCACTCCCATGATGATCAGCGAAAGCGCCAGGAAAAGCACCGGTTCGCCCATCGCCGTGTCGCGGGTCGTCTCCAGCGAATAGCCGCCGGTGGCGGTGAACGCGGGGAAGCCGGCCTGGGCGGAGGCCTGCGGAGCGGCCTGCGTCGCGGGATCCAACGCGCCGGTCGGCGGCGTGCCCAGGCCCGTGCCGACAGCGGCGGCGGCCGCGTCGGCGGCGTTCGCGGCCGACGGCTCTGCGCCGACGGTGGAGACGCCTTCGGGAGAGATGGCGATCTGAACGCGCTCGTCGCCGTTGACCGCGAACATGCGGCGGTTCTGATCGCGGCCTTCGACCTGGATGTCGTAGGTGGTCTCGCCGATAGTCAGGCGCTCACGCCCGCCGGAGCCTTCGAACGCCATGGTGAAATGGCCCAACACAAGCAGCACCGCGCCGATGATGACGGCCTTGCGCTGCCCCAGATACTTGTCGGCGATCATGCCCCCGATCACCGGCATCAGATAGACCAGCGCCGCGTAGGCGGCGTAGATGCCCTGCGCCTCGGCCGGGCCGAACAGGAAGTGCTGCGTCAGATACAGCACCAGCAGCGCCCGCATCCCGTAGTAGGAGAACCGCTCCCACATCTCGGTGAAGAACAGGATCACCAGCCCCCGAGGGTGACCCAGGAAGGTCTTTCGAGGCGTCAGCGCCCCCCCATCCGTTGTCGTCAACGGCTCACTCCCAACTGCCGCGCCTCGCTTGGGCGCGCGAAAGGCGCATAAGCAGCACGGGCCGATAGTCCGAACAAGCCTTAACCTTGCGAGAGCACCCGTCGCTCACTTCTACGCAACCTCTGGTTGTCATAAGTGGCCCGTCTTCTGCAATCACGGACGCCATGCAGATCACGCGTGCCAGACAGGGATGGAAGCCGAGATGATCGTGCGGGAGGTTCGCGCCGACGACTACCCGGCCCTTAACCGGCTGCATGCGTCGGTCGGCTGGCCTCAGCGATCAATGGACGGCTGGCGCTGGCTGGCCGACAATCCGGCGCGGCGCGAGATCGATGCGCCCGAGGGCTGGGTGATCGTCGATGCGGGGGACCGGCCGTGCGCCATGCTGGGCAATCTGATCCAGCGGTTCGTGCTGGACGGGCGCAGGCTGCATGGCGCGACGGGCTTTTCGATCATCGTCCCGCCGCAGCACAAGGGCGCCAGCCGCCCCCTGATCCAGGCCTTTCTGGATCAGCCCGGCGTGTTCGCCCACTACACCCTGAACGCCAATGCTCGCTCGGCCGCGCTCTACGGCCGGCTGGGAATGCGACCCTGGCCCGAGCAGACCCACGCGTTGATACTGTCGTGGACCATCGACCCGATCGCCTGCTTCCGCGGCCGACTGCTCCGGCGCGCCTATGGCCAGACATCGGCGGAGGCGGCAGAGCAGATCGGCGAGCGGCTGATGAACCCCCGGCTGTTACAGCCTGAGCATCTGCGGCTGCCCCGCGACGTGGTGGAGATCAGCGATGTGTCGGAAGGCTCGCCCTATGGCGAGTTCTGGCGGGCCCTGTCCAGGCAAGGGGCGCTGGTCGCGGATCGCGGCGCCGAGATGATGCGCTGGCGTCTGGCCGATCCCGACCTGCCGCACCGTCCGTTGCTGCTGGGCCGGATCGAGGACGGGCGGCTGACCGGGACCGCCCTGGCGATGACCGCCAAGACCAGCATCATCGATCCGCCCAGCCTGGAGATCATCGACCTTCAGGCGCTGGCGGGCGCCGACGCCATTCCGCTGCTGACGCGGACGCTGATCCGCAACGCCCGAGCCTTGGGCGCGGCCAAGGTGCGGCTGCAGGCGCTGACGCCGGAACTGCTGCAGACGCTGGGCCGCGTGGGTCGAGCGGCCCGGCGCGAGGGAGGCTGGGGCCACGGCCACGCCGCCTTCCGCGAAGAGAGCCTGGCGCCTCTGTGGCGACCGACGCCGCTGGACGGCGACTATCTGGTCTGCAACCGCCCGGTTCCGTCGGCGCAGGAGCGGCGACAAGCGCAGCGTCGCGCGACCACCGGCCGGGTGTCCAAGGCCTGACGCGTCAGGCGCCGGGACGCTGGCGCAGTTCGTCTCGGATTTCGATCAGCAGCGACTCGGTCGCGGTAGGGGCCGAAGGCGCCGGGTCGGGCTTGGCCGCCTCGCGCCTGCGCAGGGTGTTGATCCCCTTGACCATCAGGAACACGACCCAGGCCACGATCAGGAACTGGATCACCGTGTTCAGAAAGGCGCCGTACTGGATCGCGACCTTTTCGATCTCGGCGGTCGCCGGGTTCTCTGGCCGCAGCACCCATTCCAGCTCCGAGAAATCGATGCCGCCGGTCATCAGGCCGATCGGAGGCATGACCACCTGATCGACCAGGCTCTTGACGATGCCGTTGAAGGCCGCGCCGATGATGACGCCGACCGCCAGGTCGACGACATTGCCCTTGACGGCGAACTCGCGGAACTCGGACAGCAGGCCCATCGCGGCGCCTCCCTATTCGTCGCCCGAGGCGTTCAGCCGCTCGCGCAGTTCCTTGCCGCTCTTGAAGAAGGGCACGCATTTGGCCGGCACCTCGACCGTCTCGCCGGTGCGCGGATTCCGCCCCGCCCGCGCGGGACGCGACCGCACCGAAAAGGCGCCAAAGCCGCGCAGTTCCACCCGACCGCCTTCGGCCAGCGAGTCCGTCATCTTGCCCAGAACGATGTTGACCAACCGCTCCACCTCGCCGTGGGTCAGATGGGTGTTCTCGGCCGCCAGCTTTTCGATCAGCTCCGACTTGATCATCGCGCCCCGCCTTTTACGCGGACCGACGTTCTCGCGCCGACCCCTTCCGAGCGCACCCTAGCCGCAGAGGTTCGGCTTAAAAAGCCCCAGCGCGACTGAGTCGCGCCCAACCTCATCAGTTGATACGTCGGCTTGCCTTGTCCTGAAACGGAAAAGGGCGGCCGGATCGCTCCGGCCGCCCCTCGAACACCGCCCGTGGGGGCCGCGTTCTTACTCCTTGTTGCCGGCGTTCTTCAGCGCGGCGCCCAGGATGTCGCCCAGCGAGGCGCCCGAGTCCGACGACCCGAACTGTTCGATGGCTTCCTGTTCGTCCTTCATCTCCAGCGCCTTGATCGACACCGAGATGCGGCGCGAGGCCTTGTCCACGGCGGTGATCATCGCATCGACGCGGTCGCCGACGGCGAAGCGTTCCGGACGTTGCTCGTTGCGGTCACGCGACAGATCGGACTTGCGGACAAAGGCCGACACCGGCGCGTCGTCCTCACCGAACTTGACCTCGATGCCGCCGGTCTCGATCGACGAGACGGTGACGGTTATCTGCTGGCCGCGACGATAGGTGTCGCCTTCGCCGATCGGATCGCCGCCCAGCTGCTTGATGCCCAGCGAGACGCGTTCCTTCTCGACGTCGACGTCCAGCACCTTCGCCTTGACGGTTTCGCCCTTGCGGTAACGCTGGATGGCTTCCTCGCCCGAGACGTTCCAGTCCAGGTCCGACAGGTGCACCATGCCGTCGATGTCGTTGTCCAGGCCGATGAACAGGCCGAACTCGGTGGCGTTCTTGACTTCGCCCTCGACGGTCGAGCCGATCGGGTGGTTGGCGACGAACGCATCCCACGGATTGTCCTGAGCCTGCTTCAGGCCCAGCGAGATGCGGCGCTTGGAGCTGTCGACGTCCAGCACGACCACATCCACTTCCTGCGAGGTGGAGACGATCTTGCCCGGATGGACGTTCTTCTTGGTCCAGGACATTTCCGAGACGTGCACCAGGCCCTCGACACCGGCTTCCAGCTCCACAAAGGCGCCGTAGTCGGTGATGTTGGTGATGCGGCCCGTGTACTTGGCGCCGACCGGGTATTTGGCTTCCACGCCGTCCCAGGGGTCCGACTGCAGCTGCTTCATGCCGAGGCTGATGCGCTGGGTGTCCGGGTTGATCTTGACGATCTGCACCTTGACCGTGTCGCCGACGTTCAGGACCTGCGACGGGTGCGACACGCGCTTCCAGCTCATGTCGGTGACGTGCAGCAGGCCGTCGATGCCGCCCAGATCCACGAACGCGCCGTAGTCGGTGATGTTCTTGACCACGCCTTCGCGGACTTCGCCCTCTTGCAGCTGGCCGACCAGCTCGGTGCGCTGTTCGGCGCGGGCTTCTTCCAGGATGGCGCGACGCGACACGACGATGTTGCCGCGCGGACGGTCCATCTTCAGGATGGCGAAGGGCTGTTCCTTGCCCATCAGCGGACCGACGTCGCGCACGGGACGGATGTCGACCTGCGAGCCCGGCAGGAAGGCCGAGGCGCCGCCCAGATCGACGGTGAAGCCGCCCTTGACGCGGCCGACGATGGCGCCGTTGACCGGCTGGCCTTCGGCGAACACGCCTTCCAGACGGGTCCAGGCTTCCTCGCGGCGAGCCTTGTCGCGGCTGATGACCGCTTCACCCAGGGCGTTCTCGACGCGCTCGAGGTAGACTTCGACGTTGTCGCCCAGCTTGGGCAGAACGGCGCCTTCGCCCTGGCCGAACTCGCGCATGGCGATGCGGCCTTCGGTCTTCAGGCCCACGTCGATGATGACGATGTCCTTTTCGATGCCGACGACGCGGCCGTGGACGACCTGGCCTTCGCCGAGATCGCGGCCCTGCAGTTGTTCGTCGAGCAGCGCGGCGAAATCGTCGCGCGAGGGGGAGAGAGTGTCGGTCATGTAGCTGTTGGAGCTTCCGAATGGGTTGCGGCGCGCGGCCATGCGGCCCCGCGCGAGGTGGACGGAAAGGATAGGCAGGTCGTCAGGATGCGAGCGCGACAGGATCGCTCAGAACGC
The genomic region above belongs to Brevundimonas sp. PAMC22021 and contains:
- the rpsA gene encoding 30S ribosomal protein S1 encodes the protein MTDTLSPSRDDFAALLDEQLQGRDLGEGQVVHGRVVGIEKDIVIIDVGLKTEGRIAMREFGQGEGAVLPKLGDNVEVYLERVENALGEAVISRDKARREEAWTRLEGVFAEGQPVNGAIVGRVKGGFTVDLGGASAFLPGSQVDIRPVRDVGPLMGKEQPFAILKMDRPRGNIVVSRRAILEEARAEQRTELVGQLQEGEVREGVVKNITDYGAFVDLGGIDGLLHVTDMSWKRVSHPSQVLNVGDTVKVQIVKINPDTQRISLGMKQLQSDPWDGVEAKYPVGAKYTGRITNITDYGAFVELEAGVEGLVHVSEMSWTKKNVHPGKIVSTSQEVDVVVLDVDSSKRRISLGLKQAQDNPWDAFVANHPIGSTVEGEVKNATEFGLFIGLDNDIDGMVHLSDLDWNVSGEEAIQRYRKGETVKAKVLDVDVEKERVSLGIKQLGGDPIGEGDTYRRGQQITVTVSSIETGGIEVKFGEDDAPVSAFVRKSDLSRDRNEQRPERFAVGDRVDAMITAVDKASRRISVSIKALEMKDEQEAIEQFGSSDSGASLGDILGAALKNAGNKE
- a CDS encoding peptide MFS transporter, with product MTTTDGGALTPRKTFLGHPRGLVILFFTEMWERFSYYGMRALLVLYLTQHFLFGPAEAQGIYAAYAALVYLMPVIGGMIADKYLGQRKAVIIGAVLLVLGHFTMAFEGSGGRERLTIGETTYDIQVEGRDQNRRMFAVNGDERVQIAISPEGVSTVGAEPSAANAADAAAAAVGTGLGTPPTGALDPATQAAPQASAQAGFPAFTATGGYSLETTRDTAMGEPVLFLALSLIIMGVGFLKANISTVVGALYEENDPRRDGGFTIFYVGINLGSFLATAACSYLGFTYGWAYGFGLAGIGMLLGLLTFVLGQGWLEGRGGPPVPLKGRSILGVPVEAFFWIAGLICVIPVWLLMQRHEIIETLLPWIAGIIFAAVVGYTVLKLKGVERSRMLVAQVLIFFSVLFWALFEQAGSSLTLFADQSTQMPSWFNAGYTQMFNPGVIIIGGPIMAALWVWLAKRKLEPSTPVKFSFGLMFVGLGFLVLTFAASNLANDAFRVPLTFLFLTYVFHTIGELCLSPVGLSMITKLSLARVVGMMMGVWFLSSSVAHIVAGLIAQATATDTVAGVVTSPQLALETYASIFGTIGWTGVGVGVFLLVLSPLLKKGMAGIH
- a CDS encoding GNAT family N-acetyltransferase; translated protein: MIVREVRADDYPALNRLHASVGWPQRSMDGWRWLADNPARREIDAPEGWVIVDAGDRPCAMLGNLIQRFVLDGRRLHGATGFSIIVPPQHKGASRPLIQAFLDQPGVFAHYTLNANARSAALYGRLGMRPWPEQTHALILSWTIDPIACFRGRLLRRAYGQTSAEAAEQIGERLMNPRLLQPEHLRLPRDVVEISDVSEGSPYGEFWRALSRQGALVADRGAEMMRWRLADPDLPHRPLLLGRIEDGRLTGTALAMTAKTSIIDPPSLEIIDLQALAGADAIPLLTRTLIRNARALGAAKVRLQALTPELLQTLGRVGRAARREGGWGHGHAAFREESLAPLWRPTPLDGDYLVCNRPVPSAQERRQAQRRATTGRVSKA
- the mscL gene encoding large-conductance mechanosensitive channel protein MscL; the encoded protein is MGLLSEFREFAVKGNVVDLAVGVIIGAAFNGIVKSLVDQVVMPPIGLMTGGIDFSELEWVLRPENPATAEIEKVAIQYGAFLNTVIQFLIVAWVVFLMVKGINTLRRREAAKPDPAPSAPTATESLLIEIRDELRQRPGA